The following coding sequences lie in one Zingiber officinale cultivar Zhangliang chromosome 2B, Zo_v1.1, whole genome shotgun sequence genomic window:
- the LOC122045647 gene encoding probable pectin methylesterase CGR2, producing MASRRAINPSRRVAESGSIPLSSSLHQKSRTSPLLPIGLVVVAAFLLIGYSLRGSGGFAGQKEAISIGQGVSCSADAIRAIPILKKAYGDSMRKVLHVGLDSCAVVSNLLKEKDTEAWGVEPYDLEDADSSCKSLVRKGFVRSADIKFPLPYRPKSFSLVVISDSLDYLSSKYLNKTLPDIARVSSGGLVIFAGSPGQQRAKILEPAKIGRPAKLRSSSSWVRYFIQTGLEENEMAIKKFEQASRKSSYEPSCQIFHLGS from the exons ATGGCGTCAAGACGAGCGATTAATCCATCTCGACGCGTGGCCGAAAGCGGAAGCATCCCACTCTCCAGTTCACTGCATCAGAAGTCGCGGACTTCGCCTCTTCTACCCATTGGGTTGGTTGTTGTG GCTGCTTTTCTTCTCATTGGTTACTCATTAAGAGGTTCAG GTGGCTTTGCTGGTCAAAAGGAAGCCATAAGCATTGGGCAAG GTGTTTCCTGCTCAGCAGACGCAATACGAGCTATACCTATTCTAAAGAAAGCTTACGGTGATAGCATGAGGAAGGTTTTGCATGTAGGTCTTGACTCTTGTGCAGttgtttcaaatttgttaaaAGAGAAAGATACTGAAGCTTGGGGTGTGGAACCATATGACTTGGAAGATGCTGATAGTAGTTGCAAAAGCCTTGTGCGCAAAGGTTTTGTCCGCTCAGCTGACATCAAGTTTCCCTTACCATATAGACCTAAATCGTTTTCCCTTGTTGTTATCTCTGATTCATTGGATTACTTGTCTTCCAAGTACCTTAACAAGACCCTACCAGATATTGCAAGAGTGTCATCAGGTGGTCTTGTTATATTTGCTG GTTCCCCTGGTCAGCAGAGAGCCAAGATTTTGGAGCCAGCAAAAATTGGAAGACCA GCTAAACTGAGGAGTTCATCATCGTGGGTACGATATTTTATCCAGACTGGTTTAGAAGAAAATGAAATGGCTATAAAGAAGTTTGAGCAAGCCTCAAGGAAGAGTTCTTACGAACCAAGCTGCCAAATTTTCCACCTCGGCTCGTAG